From Antennarius striatus isolate MH-2024 chromosome 14, ASM4005453v1, whole genome shotgun sequence, the proteins below share one genomic window:
- the stx12 gene encoding syntaxin-12, giving the protein MYGKADTYRPVPRDFNTLIQTCSSNIQKITQNTAQIKSMVNQLGTRQDTSELQERLQQIQHYTNQLAKETNKHLKEFGSVPLPPSLSEQRQQKIQRDRLMNDFSAVLNNFQAVQRRAAEKEKESVARARAGSRLSTEDTSWDEKLVSFDNQEDWGQISTQSDEAAITEEDLELIKERETNIRQLESDILDVNQIFKDLAVMIHDQGEMIDSIEANVEHAEVHVDRGTEQLQRAALYQQKSRKKMCILAMVGSIVLIILGIIIWQVSGK; this is encoded by the exons ATGTACGGAAAGGCAGACACCTACCGCCCCGTCCCGCGGGACTTCAACACCCTGATCCAGACATGCAGCTCCAACATCCAGAAGATCACGCAGAACA CTGCTCAGATCAAGAGCATGGTGAACCAGTTGGGGACCAGACAGGACACCAGCGAGCTCCAGGAGCGTCT GCAGCAGATACAGCATTACACAAACCAGCTGGCAAAGGAAACCAACAAACACCTCAAAGAGTTTGGGTCGGTCCCTCTGCCCCCATCGCTGTCGGAGCAG agGCAGCAAAAGATCCAGCGGGACCGACTGATGAATGATTTCTCAGCGGTTCTGAACAACTTTCAAGCCGTCCAGCGGCgagcagcagagaaagagaaggagtcTGTGGCCAGAGCCAGAGCCGGATCCCGCCTGTCA ACTGAAGACACTTCATGGGATGAAAAGCTTGTTTCCTTTGATAA CCAAGAGGACTGGGGTCAGATCAGCACCCAGTCAGATGAGGCTGCCATCACGGAGGAGGACCTGGAGCTCATCAAGGAGAGAGAAACCAACATCAGACAGCTGGAG TCTGACATCCTGGATGTGAACCAGATCTTTAAGGACCTGGCAGTGATGATCCATGATCAGGGAGAAATGATTG ACAGCATCGAGGCCAATGTGGAACATGCTGAAGTTCATGTGGACAGAGGAACAGAGCAGCTCCAGAGGGCGGCGCTCTACCAG CAAAAATCACGGAAGAAGATGTGTATCCTCGCCATGGTCGGCTCCATCGTGCTCATCATTCTTGGGATCATTATCTGGCAAGTGTCTGGCAAGTGA